The nucleotide window GGCAGCTGACGAAGGCGCTCGAGCGCAAGGCGGCCCTGCTCGACGAAGCCCGTGGCGTGTTCATGGAGGTGCTGGCCTTCAAGGTGCCCGCGTGGGCCACCGCCTCGCTTTATCGCATAGGCCAGGGTTACGCGCTCTTCGCCCGCGCCCTGCGTGACGCGAAGGTGCCTGCGAGCCTGTCGGCCGCCGAACGAGAGGTCTACCGCGAGGAACTCGACAAATACGTCGTGGTCGTGGAAGACAAGGCGCTTGCGGCCTTTCGCACCGGCTACGCCAAGGCGCTCGAGCTCGGGATCTACAACCGCCACACGAAGGCGCTGCGCGAAGCCCTTTCAGAGCTCGACGCCACCGCGTTTCCCCCGGAAGCGGAGGTCCGCACGGGCGCCCGGCCCGGCGAGCCGCTGGCGGCCCCCCTCGTCATGCAGGAGCTGCGGCGTGACTAGGGGGGTGCACATGGCCGTGGGGCTCGTGGCCGCATGGGGGCTCTCGAGCGGGCTCGTCGCGTGCCGCAGCGGCGCACCCGCGCGTACGCCGTCCGGGCTACAAAAGGTCCGCGTGCCCGAGGCAACGCCCGAAGCGCAACAGGCCTTCGAGGAAGGCCTGCGCCACCTGGCCCTCGGCCCCCAACACCACGAAGCGGCGCGTACGGCGCTCACCCGGGCGGTGACGCTCGACCCTGACCTCTACGAGGCCTGGCACGATCTGGGTGTGATCGAGATGCGGCGGGGACGCTGGCAAGCTTCGGTGGATGCGTTCGCGCACGCGTTGAAGGTGCAGCCTGCGTCGCGCAGCTCGCTGCTGGGCCTGGGCCACGCGCTGATGAAGCTCTCGCGAGGCGATCGCGCGCACAAAACCTTTGAACGATGGCTGGCAGAGATGCCCGAGGATCGGGAGGTGCGGTTCGCTTACATTGCAGCCCTGCGAGAAGGCGGCGAGGGCCTGCGCGCGCTCGAGCAGGTGCGTGCCCTTCTTGCCAAGAACAGCAAAGACGCCGAGGCCTTCAACGCGCTGGGGCTAGTGTACCGCAAACTGGGCCGGCCCCGCCTGGCCGAGACCGCGTTCAAGCGCGCGCTCGAACTCGACCCGAAAGCGGCGTTCGTGTGGAACAACCTGGGACTCTTGGCACTCGACCGCGGTGACGATCCGGGCGCCTTTGCCGCCTTTGCGCGGGCCACGGAGCTCGACACGACCTACGTGGTGTCCTGGGTGAATCAGGCTGTGGTGTATCTCGACAGTGGCGCCTACGACAAGGCGTTCGCGGCGCTCGAACGGGCCGTGGCCACCCAACCCGACGACGCGGACCTTCAGGTGGCGTTGGGTGTGGCTCTGCGTGGACTTGGGCGCTTCGACGAAGCGGCGGTGGCGTACGGACGGGCGCTGGACCTACATCCAGACTTCCCTCCGGCGCTCTATAATCTGGGTGTCCTCTACATGGACCACAAAGAGGATCCCCAAAAGGCGAAAGAGGCGCTCTTGCTGTTCGCGAAGGTCGCACCCGACAAGGATCCGAAACGAGACGACGTGAAGTTTCGTCTGAGGACGCTGCGATGACGGTGACCTCGAGCCTTCGGAGATCGTGCCTCCGTCTGTTCGTGGCGGCCGCCCTGGCGTCGATGCTGGGCGGGAGCCTCACCATGGGGAGCGTCTCTGCCTGGGCCAAAGCGCCCAAGTCCGACAAGCCGGTGCGCCGCCGCGCGGTCGAAGCTAGCCCGCCTGCGGGCGTGCATGAGGAGCAGGTACCGGCCGAGGCCAACGCAGAGGCCAAGGCAGACGGGGGCAAGGTCGAGGGCAAAAAGGCCAAGGTGCTCACCTTCGGCGCGATGGACGTGGAGGGAAAAATGCGTACCCCGCAGCTCCTGTTCTTCTTGAACCGGGTCAAAGCCGAGCTCGACTCGACGACCGTGCTCGAGAAATCTTTCATGAAAGAACTCGACGCCACCGCCAAGGAAAAGGGGCTGTGATGCACGCCCAGCGCCTTCAGATCGTGTGTTCGTGGCAGCGTCGCCTGTTGGGTTACCACCTGCTCGGCCGACGAGAGAGCTTCACGATCGGGCCGTCGAAGCGGGCGCTTTTCCAAACGCCGCGTTTACCGAGTGGGCCCCGCAAGCTGGCCTTGTGCACGCCCGCTCGCGGGGGACGCGTCTCGCTCCGCTTGCGTGCCGGGCTTTCCGGTTACGTCGAGCGGCCAGGGCAGGAGCGCCAGCGGATCGCGGACGTGCTCGCAAGCGCGCCCCGCGGCTCCTGGCCCCATCGCGACGTGGTCGTGGTGCCCTTGGGTGTAGGCGACACGGCGGTGATCGAAATTGAAGGCGCGTTCGGCCTGCGCTTTGCGCTTTCGTGGGTCGATCCCCCGCCGCGGGTCGGACGGCCTTCGCCGCGCGAAGGCAGCCCCTTCTTCTACCGCGTTCTGGGCGTGACCTCGACGCTGTTGGCGATGCTGGTCGGAGCGCTGATGTTCGTGGGGCCCGAGGCGGCACGTGACGAGCTCATCACCCCGGACCGTTTCGCGAAGGTGGTTGAACCGGAGCTACTGAAACCGAAGACGCTCGAGGCGCGCGATAGGGTGAAGCAACGGGGAGACAAAAAGAAGCGAGACAAAGAGGCCGCACAGTCCAAGCGGGCGCAGGAGGAGGAGGGTAAGCTGGGACGGCAAGACGCTCGAGCGGAGACGGCCATGCCCCAGGGGCAAAAGGACATCCTGCACGAAAAGGTGGCCAACACCGGGGTGCTTGCCGCATTGGCCAAGGCCAAAGCCGCGGGCTCGGGGCTGGGTAAGCTGCTCGAACAAGACGACACGCGAGACCTCGAACAGGCCGTGACGGGCTTGGCGGGCACGCAGCTGGCAGTGGGTGAGGGGGCGGGGGGCTTGGGCGTGGCGGGAACGGGCCTCGGCGGCGGGGGCACTGGGTTTGGGCGGATCCAGGGCACGGGCAATCTTGACGTGGGCGCGGGGCGCGGGCGGGGACGCAAAGGGCCGGGGCTCGGCAGCGGGAAAGAAAAGACTGTCTCCATCGGGCTCAGCACGGGTGCCCCTGATGCCGACGGTGGCCTTACGAAGGAGCAGATCAACCGCGTCGTGGCCGCGCACAAGGCAGCGCTGAAGTATTGCTACGAAAAGGAGCTGCAGCGAAAGCCACACCTCGAGGGCAAGATCGAACTTTACTGGGTGATTCGCACGAGCGGAGAGGTCGAGAGGGTCAAGGTGGCGGTGAGCACCCTCGGCGATGCGGACGTCGAGTCTTGTATGCAGCGTCAGGTCAAGAACTGGCGCTTTCCCAAGGCCACCGCGCCCACGATCGTGCAGCGTTACCCGTTTTTGTTCAAAGGAGGCTCCTGATGCGCGTGCGCCCTGGTTGGCTGTATGCCCTTGCCTCCCTGGGACTGTCGTGTTCCACGAACACCCCCCGCTACTTCGTGCCCGAGGCGCCCCTGCTCGCGGGTGCAGAGGGTATGGCCTCGGTCTCGGTGGCCGTACAGATTCCCTTCCGGCGTCCCACCGACGAGGAACGGACGACACTCGAGGCCAAGAGTAGAACGCTCGGGTTCGGCGCACCCTTCGTGAGCCGGCGCCACGTGGACGTCTCGATCCAGTACACGATCACCAACGTGTCGGGCCAAGCGGGGTGGGCGCGCGTGTTCGTCAACGGCGCCAACGAGTACACGAGCTACGATCTCGGCGCGATAGAAGCCCAGCTCGCGACCTTGATGGTACCCGAGGATGCTCGGCCTACCCTGTGGTCCCTCATCGAGGGGACGAAGCTGCCCTTGGTGGCAGGCGCCACGTATACGGGTCAGGTGCGCGAAGACGAGTTCGTCGAAGCGGCGCGTGACCTGGACGCGATCGGCCGCTTCATGGCCCCTTACCTCACGGTGCTCCTCAACGACTCGCGCGCGAATCCCGCGGGCATGGAGCTGGTGCCTGCCAACGTCGATCTTCCTCAGCTCCAAACCGTGATCGTCACGTTCGCCGCCTCGGTGCCGATGCGTCTCGACTTCCTCGTGCGTGTGCGCGACCAGGCGGGGCTGCTGGCCGAGGGCAACGAGCCCCGCTTCATGCCAACCCCCACGCCCTTCGTGCCCCTCATCGAGGGCGCCGTGCCGGTAAACATGATGCCAGGCATGCCGGGAATGACGATGCCTCCGGGCGACGGGGGCGGTCCATGAAATGGCCCGTCCTCCTGGCGGTGGCGCTCGCGCTCGCGTGCCACCGCGTTCCTTCGGTGCGGGCGCAGATCACCGAGGAGCCCGCCCGCCCGCGGCCCGATCCGCGTAAGTTCGCTCGCGGACTCTTCGTGGACGCGGAGCTGGGCACGTTCGTGCCGCTCGGCAAGGCCGATGCCCTCGGCTCGGGCGTGGGGCTGGGTGGCCGCATCGGCTACGACCTCGGGCGCTTTTTCGCTGTTCAGGCGCATGTCTTCGGCTCCACGCACCGAACGGATTTTGGTGCGGCGCCACAGTCGGGGCAGCTGCTGCAGATTTATCAGCTCACGGGTGAGGTGAAGCTCACGCTGCCTCTTCGACAGTGGTCGCTTTTCGTGTTCGGGGGCGGCGGGATCGCACAGCTGTCCACGAACCTGATCGGAACCACGGGGCTGACGGCGCCCGACGACACCTCGTCTTTGGTTCTCATGGGGGGCGCGGGTCTCGACTATCACCCCTTGACCCGTCACTTCAGCGTGGGCGTTCTTGGGGCGTTTTCCAAGCTGCGTGTGCTCGAGGCTCCGGGTGGAATCTGGTCCACGGCTTACCTGCGGTACACCTTCTGAACGGCGCGACCTGGGCGGCCACGGCAGCGGCATGCTAACAGAACGAGCGCTGCGGCCTCCGCCGGGCCTGCGCTTCGTCATGACCACCCCCGTACCCTTCATCGTCCTTACTGGGTTTCTCGGAGCCGGGAAGACCACTCTTTTGAATCGTGTACTGGCGGCTCAGCATCTAAAGCGGGTGGCGGTCATCGTCAACGAGCTCGGGCGCATCGACATCGATGGCAAGCTGCTCAAGAGCCGCTCGGGCGACGTCGTCGAGCTGGTGGGCGGGTGCGTGTGTCACGAGATCACCACGCAAGAAGAGTTGTGGGGGGGCCTTGCCGAGGTCGTGGAGCGGTCGCGGCCCGACATCATCGTGCTCGAGACCACGGGGATCGCCGAGCCTCGTCCGATTCTGCAGGGACTCGACGCCCTGCCCGCAGACGAGCGTCGTGTGCAGCCGGCGGGCGTCGTGACCGTGGTCGACGCCGTGATGGGGCTTGGCCAGCTGTCCGCTTACGAAGAAGCCCGGCAGCAAGTGCTCGACGCCGATCGTATTTTGCTTTCCAAATTGGATCGAGCGCGTGCCGATGAATTGCCTCGCTTGCACGCGCACCTGGCTCATCTGAATTTGCAGGCGGAGCGCGCGGGATTTCCGGATACGCCCGAGGGAACGGCCGAACTCGTGCCCTGGCTGCTGCAGGTGGGGAGCCCCCGGGCCCTCACGTCGCGCGGAGAGGGGCACCATCACCATCACCACAGCCGACAGCTCATCGCCGCCAGCTTCGTGGACGAAGCGCCGTTGCTTGCTGAGCCGCTGCTCGCGCTGGTCACACAATGGAACCCGGTGAGGGTCAAGGGGTTCGTGCACGTGGAAGGCGACGAGCGGCGTGCGTTTCTCGAACGAGCCGGGGATCAAACGTCGCTGCGCTTCGAAGACCCGTGGGGCAACCGCCCTCGCAAAACAGAGCTCGTGTTCATCGGCGAGGGGCTGGATCCGGCGGCGGTGCGCCGGCAACTGTGGGCGTGTCGCGCGGTGAGCCCGGCCGCGCAAGGCGGCGGTTAGGTCCCACGATGGACACCCCTGTCGGCGAAGCCCCCCCCGACGCCATCGTTCGTCGCGCCGCGCGGCGCGAGGCGGTGGAGGCGTGGGCGCTGGTGTTGGCTTCACAGTCCATCCCTCACGCCATCGTTCGTACGTTCGCGGACTTACCCGAAGGGGCCGGGCCGTCGGAGTCCCCACGATCCTCCTTGACCCAGGGCGAGGTTTCGTTCGCTTTGGTTGTACCCGTGGCGCAGCTGCGCCGGGCGGCCGTCGCATTGGCGAAGACCGAGTCCGAAGACGCGGAGCGCGCCTCGACGCCGGATGTGCAGCCCCCCGATCGCGGGCGCCCCTTGGCCCCCGCGCTGGTGTGCGTGGCTCTGGCCCTGTTTTTCCTTCTCACGGGGCCCCGTGCGGGTAACTCGTTTTGGTTCAGTCACGGCAGCGCCGAGGCCACGGCCATCCTCTCGGGCGCTCTCGAGCGTGCGGTGACGGGCATGACCTTGCACGCGGATGCCATGCACTTGGCGGGCAACGTCATCGCCATGCTGGTGTTCTTGAGCGCGGTGGCGCGGTGGCTCGGCGGGGGACTGTCGGTGTTGCTCATGGTCGTGGCGGGTTTTCTGGGAAACGTCACCACGGCCTACATTTACGTGAATCATCACGATTCGGTGGGAGCGTCCACGGCGACCTTCGCCGCGCTTGGCTTGCTGGGCGGCTTGCAGGCTCGGCACCGGGTGCGGCACGGATGGTGGCACCGCAACAGGCGCTTCGGGCGGGCGCTGCCCGCGTTGGCGGCGTGCCTTGGCCTCTTCGCCATGCTGGGCGTGGGGGAGAGCGCGCAGGTGGACGTGGTGGCCCACCTTGCAGGGCTTGGCTGGGGTCTTCCCTTCGGCGCGGCGGGCGCCTGGCTGCCTCCCGTGTCGCGGCCCCTCAACATCGCGCTGGGGCTTTGCGCTGCCGCCGTCGTGGGCCTGTGCTGGGCCTTGGCCTTCTGAGGGCGCCGTCACGGGTCTGACGCGCAGGTCGACAGCTGCGAAACCGCACGTACAAGTGACCACACACCACGTGGGCGTGCGTTCGCCCGTGTTGGCGGAGGCGCCGAACTTGCGCGTACAATGGGGTGGGCATGAGGCGGCTATCTGTCGGTTTCCCCAAAGCGCGTGGCTGCGCGATCGCCTGTGGTCTCATGCTGGGCTTGGGGTGCGGGACCGTGGATCTCGGACCCACGCCGGCCGAGGTGAACACCTGCCGTCCGAGCCAAACGTTTTTTCATCAGCGTGTATGGCCGGAGCTATTGGCACAAGCGCGGGGCGGCAAGACCTGCGGTGATGCCCGCTGCCACGATGCGGGCAGTGGACGCACGTTGATCGTCGTGGCGCCCACGAGTACGCCCACGTTGCCGTTGCCCGAAGACTGGCTCGCGCTTTACCGTTCGGCCACGGCGCAGCTGCAGTGCACAGACGTGGCCCAATCGCCGCTGCTCATGAAGATCGATGGACGGCAGGCGCACGTGGGCGGCAAGTTGGTCGAGCCCGGGGGGGCGGAGCGCACGCTCCTGCAGATGTGGGTGGAAGCTCCATGAAGCGGGCATTGTGGGCCTGGGCGCTGGCGTCGCTGTCGAGCCTTGAAAGCGCGTCCGCACGCGCGGACGAGGCGGTGTCCGCGCACGTGTCCCCGCAAGACGAGGAGGCCCCCTGGGGTGTGGTGCGGGTGCTTGCCGAACTTGCGGAGGTGAAGACGGGGCCCGGCTTTGCTTACCGTACGATCTATGTGGCGCCGCGGGGCGATACCCTCACCGCGGTGGCGCGTGCGAACCGCGACTACTGGTACCGCGTGCGCCTGCCTGATGGCACGTATGGCTGGATCTTGGGAGACCAAGTGCTTGCGCTCAACGTGGATCCCACGAGTGGATCACCTCCCGGTTTTTTGTCTCGCGTGGCGGCCGCTGTCTTTGCGCCTCCGGCGCTGTGGGTGGGCGACGTGGGGCTGTCGTTCTCGGCGGGGATGTTGGGAGGCGAGGGCATGGTGATGTTTCGTCCTGCCGTGCTTTTGGCGCCCCACCTGGCGCTGGAAGGCTTCGTCGGCGAAACCGTGGGTGAGCAACTCGACGTGCTCTACTACGGGCTGGCGGCGAACCTCTATGTGTGGCCGCACTTTCCCGTGACGCCCTTTTTCAGCCTCGGCGGGGGAGGCACGTGGGGGCGCACGAAGCTGGATCAGCAGGCGGTGCAGGCGCAGGGGCCAAGCGTGAGGGCACGCAAGGGACATCAGCAGGCGGCCTGCGTGGGCGGCGGGATCCTCATCTCGCTCAAAAAGCGCATCACTTTGCGCTTCGACTTTCGCAACTACGTGGTCTTCGATCCCAACAAGACCGAAGAGCTCAAGGAGTACTCGGGTGGACTGGCCGTGTTCTTTTAAACGCCTCCGACGAAGCGCCCTTCTCGTCTGCCTGATCGCGGGGGCGAGCCTTTTGCCCGGATGTGGAGGTTCACGCGCATGGTTGGTGAAGCCCCACCAGCGCGAGCACCTGGCAGATCGCATCATGCGCCCCGAGGCGGAGGCGCAAGAAGCCGCCGCGGACCAGCACGTATGGTCCACGCGCGAGGGCGCCGTGGGGGGCAGCGGCACGGTGGGAGGAGGCTGCGGGTGCAACTGAGACTTTGCCCTCGGGTGGCAGCATGCCTGGCGCTCCTTGGCGTGAGCTGGCTCGCGGCGCAGCCGTCGGCGTCTCACGCCGATGTGCAAGGCGCCTCTCGCCTCACCCTGTTCCGCGAGCCGGCAAGCCAATCGGAGGGCATCACCGTCATTCATCCGCAAACCGATGTGAGCGCCACGTTGGGGGGCGCGTCCCTGGCTGCGGGGTACGAGGTGGACATCGTCAGCGGTGCCACACCGCGCGTGTTCGG belongs to Myxococcales bacterium and includes:
- a CDS encoding AgmX/PglI C-terminal domain-containing protein yields the protein MHAQRLQIVCSWQRRLLGYHLLGRRESFTIGPSKRALFQTPRLPSGPRKLALCTPARGGRVSLRLRAGLSGYVERPGQERQRIADVLASAPRGSWPHRDVVVVPLGVGDTAVIEIEGAFGLRFALSWVDPPPRVGRPSPREGSPFFYRVLGVTSTLLAMLVGALMFVGPEAARDELITPDRFAKVVEPELLKPKTLEARDRVKQRGDKKKRDKEAAQSKRAQEEEGKLGRQDARAETAMPQGQKDILHEKVANTGVLAALAKAKAAGSGLGKLLEQDDTRDLEQAVTGLAGTQLAVGEGAGGLGVAGTGLGGGGTGFGRIQGTGNLDVGAGRGRGRKGPGLGSGKEKTVSIGLSTGAPDADGGLTKEQINRVVAAHKAALKYCYEKELQRKPHLEGKIELYWVIRTSGEVERVKVAVSTLGDADVESCMQRQVKNWRFPKATAPTIVQRYPFLFKGGS
- a CDS encoding SH3 domain-containing protein translates to MKRALWAWALASLSSLESASARADEAVSAHVSPQDEEAPWGVVRVLAELAEVKTGPGFAYRTIYVAPRGDTLTAVARANRDYWYRVRLPDGTYGWILGDQVLALNVDPTSGSPPGFLSRVAAAVFAPPALWVGDVGLSFSAGMLGGEGMVMFRPAVLLAPHLALEGFVGETVGEQLDVLYYGLAANLYVWPHFPVTPFFSLGGGGTWGRTKLDQQAVQAQGPSVRARKGHQQAACVGGGILISLKKRITLRFDFRNYVVFDPNKTEELKEYSGGLAVFF
- a CDS encoding rhomboid family intramembrane serine protease, with the translated sequence MDTPVGEAPPDAIVRRAARREAVEAWALVLASQSIPHAIVRTFADLPEGAGPSESPRSSLTQGEVSFALVVPVAQLRRAAVALAKTESEDAERASTPDVQPPDRGRPLAPALVCVALALFFLLTGPRAGNSFWFSHGSAEATAILSGALERAVTGMTLHADAMHLAGNVIAMLVFLSAVARWLGGGLSVLLMVVAGFLGNVTTAYIYVNHHDSVGASTATFAALGLLGGLQARHRVRHGWWHRNRRFGRALPALAACLGLFAMLGVGESAQVDVVAHLAGLGWGLPFGAAGAWLPPVSRPLNIALGLCAAAVVGLCWALAF
- a CDS encoding tetratricopeptide repeat protein, yielding MAVGLVAAWGLSSGLVACRSGAPARTPSGLQKVRVPEATPEAQQAFEEGLRHLALGPQHHEAARTALTRAVTLDPDLYEAWHDLGVIEMRRGRWQASVDAFAHALKVQPASRSSLLGLGHALMKLSRGDRAHKTFERWLAEMPEDREVRFAYIAALREGGEGLRALEQVRALLAKNSKDAEAFNALGLVYRKLGRPRLAETAFKRALELDPKAAFVWNNLGLLALDRGDDPGAFAAFARATELDTTYVVSWVNQAVVYLDSGAYDKAFAALERAVATQPDDADLQVALGVALRGLGRFDEAAVAYGRALDLHPDFPPALYNLGVLYMDHKEDPQKAKEALLLFAKVAPDKDPKRDDVKFRLRTLR
- a CDS encoding GTP-binding protein, producing the protein MLTERALRPPPGLRFVMTTPVPFIVLTGFLGAGKTTLLNRVLAAQHLKRVAVIVNELGRIDIDGKLLKSRSGDVVELVGGCVCHEITTQEELWGGLAEVVERSRPDIIVLETTGIAEPRPILQGLDALPADERRVQPAGVVTVVDAVMGLGQLSAYEEARQQVLDADRILLSKLDRARADELPRLHAHLAHLNLQAERAGFPDTPEGTAELVPWLLQVGSPRALTSRGEGHHHHHHSRQLIAASFVDEAPLLAEPLLALVTQWNPVRVKGFVHVEGDERRAFLERAGDQTSLRFEDPWGNRPRKTELVFIGEGLDPAAVRRQLWACRAVSPAAQGGG
- a CDS encoding DUF4266 domain-containing protein, which gives rise to MVKPHQREHLADRIMRPEAEAQEAAADQHVWSTREGAVGGSGTVGGGCGCN